From Mucilaginibacter rubeus, a single genomic window includes:
- a CDS encoding DUF5131 family protein, which translates to MSASGIEWTELTWNPVTGCNKISPGCKHCYAESMSKRLKAMGTEKYKDGFLLRVHPETLSIPFTWKKPKVVFVNSMSDLFHDDVPFEFIKAVFSVMNSTPQHIYQVLTKRSERLLALSTELNWTNNIWMGVSVENDDYTYRVEHLANTNAKIKFLSIEPLIGPVTSLRLKNIDWVIVGGESGHKARPLQKQWIDFVKNKCSEENIPFFFKQWGKAKFNINPNDPTIEANHPKHAKGGCELDGEIYREMPTNAA; encoded by the coding sequence ATGAGTGCTTCCGGAATAGAATGGACAGAGCTAACTTGGAATCCAGTAACCGGGTGTAATAAAATAAGTCCCGGATGTAAACATTGCTATGCTGAATCTATGTCCAAAAGACTAAAGGCAATGGGTACCGAAAAATACAAAGATGGCTTTTTATTAAGAGTTCATCCTGAAACGTTATCGATTCCGTTTACTTGGAAAAAGCCAAAAGTGGTTTTTGTAAATTCAATGAGCGATTTATTTCATGATGACGTACCGTTCGAATTTATCAAAGCGGTTTTTTCCGTTATGAATAGTACTCCTCAACATATATATCAAGTTTTAACCAAGAGATCTGAAAGACTATTAGCACTTTCAACTGAACTTAATTGGACAAATAATATTTGGATGGGCGTTTCTGTCGAAAATGATGATTATACTTATAGGGTGGAACATTTGGCAAATACGAACGCAAAAATTAAATTTTTATCGATAGAGCCTCTTATTGGACCTGTTACTTCTCTACGTCTAAAAAATATAGATTGGGTTATAGTTGGTGGGGAATCAGGGCATAAAGCACGTCCGTTACAAAAGCAATGGATTGACTTTGTAAAAAATAAATGTAGCGAAGAAAATATTCCGTTCTTCTTTAAACAATGGGGAAAAGCCAAGTTCAATATTAATCCTAACGATCCTACAATAGAAGCAAATCATCCTAAACACGCTAAAGGTGGATGTGAATTGGATGGGGAAATTTATAGAGAAATGCCAACTAATGCGGCTTAA
- a CDS encoding DEAD/DEAH box helicase, giving the protein MSFENLNLIEPILKALKTEGYTTPTPIQAQAIPIILKRHDLLGCAQTGTGKTAAFAIPTLQLLHQDRIAHKEQKTIKALVLTPTRELALQIGESFTNYGRHTGLKNLVIFGGVSQNPQVDALRRGVDILVATPGRLLDLMNQRFINLEHVKFLILDEADRMLDMGFVNDVKKIIAKVPAKRQTLFFSATMPKEIQSLADSILNNPEKVEVTPVSSTADTIQQKIYYVDKSDKKSLLIHILKDKNIKTALVFTRTKHGADKVVKDLTRAGITAEAIHGNKSQNARQRALTNFKNRTTRVLIATDIAARGIDIDELTHVINYELPNIPETYVHRIGRTGRAGADGIAFSFCDAEELEFLKDIHKLIAKQIPVEEGHPYPLSPAAMAAKINEAPKKGGSGSGQRGGGGGRGGNRRSGGSGNSRSAGNNRSGGNKKPGGNRSEASKPGGKSGMSGARKG; this is encoded by the coding sequence ATGTCATTCGAAAATTTAAATTTGATTGAGCCTATCCTCAAGGCTTTAAAAACAGAGGGATATACCACACCTACTCCAATACAGGCGCAAGCCATCCCTATTATATTAAAACGCCATGATTTGCTTGGCTGTGCCCAAACCGGTACAGGCAAAACCGCGGCGTTCGCTATCCCTACCCTACAGCTATTGCACCAGGACAGGATAGCCCACAAAGAACAAAAAACCATTAAAGCTTTGGTTTTAACACCTACCCGTGAGCTCGCCCTTCAAATTGGCGAAAGCTTTACCAATTACGGCAGGCATACAGGCCTTAAAAACCTGGTCATATTTGGTGGTGTGTCGCAAAACCCACAGGTTGATGCCTTGCGTCGTGGTGTTGATATTTTAGTTGCAACCCCGGGCCGTTTGCTGGATTTAATGAACCAGCGTTTTATTAACCTGGAGCATGTTAAATTCCTGATATTGGACGAGGCCGACCGCATGCTGGATATGGGCTTTGTTAATGATGTTAAGAAGATCATTGCCAAAGTGCCCGCTAAAAGGCAAACGTTGTTCTTTTCGGCTACCATGCCAAAAGAGATCCAAAGCCTGGCAGATAGCATCCTGAATAATCCCGAAAAAGTAGAAGTTACCCCGGTTTCATCCACTGCCGATACCATACAGCAAAAGATTTATTATGTTGATAAGAGCGATAAAAAATCGCTGCTGATCCACATCCTGAAAGATAAAAATATTAAAACCGCTCTGGTATTTACGCGAACCAAACACGGGGCCGACAAAGTTGTAAAAGATTTAACCCGGGCAGGTATTACTGCCGAAGCTATCCACGGCAATAAATCACAAAATGCAAGGCAGCGCGCATTAACTAACTTTAAAAACCGCACAACGCGTGTATTGATAGCTACCGATATCGCGGCCCGTGGTATTGATATTGATGAGTTAACACACGTTATCAACTACGAATTGCCTAACATACCCGAAACTTACGTACACCGTATTGGCCGTACCGGTCGTGCCGGGGCAGATGGTATAGCGTTTTCATTTTGCGATGCCGAGGAACTGGAGTTTTTGAAAGATATCCACAAACTGATAGCCAAACAGATCCCGGTTGAGGAAGGTCACCCTTACCCGCTTAGTCCGGCGGCTATGGCAGCTAAAATAAACGAAGCACCAAAAAAAGGTGGTTCAGGCAGCGGCCAACGAGGAGGTGGCGGTGGCCGTGGAGGTAACCGCAGATCTGGTGGTAGCGGCAACAGCCGTTCAGCCGGAAATAACCGTTCTGGTGGCAATAAAAAACCAGGCGGTAACCGCTCAGAAGCATCTAAACCCGGCGGAAAAAGCGGCATGAGCGGAGCGAGAAAAGGTTAA
- a CDS encoding FtsB family cell division protein, with protein MKIIQPVSMKRLIDLFKNKFFLVTLAFVVWMIFFDRNDLFSQYQYHQQVKKLRVERDFYKAQTDQVTKELKELTTNPQQMEKFAREKYLMKKANEDVYVVVPETKEK; from the coding sequence ATGAAAATCATACAGCCGGTATCAATGAAACGCCTTATAGATCTTTTCAAGAACAAGTTTTTTCTGGTTACCCTTGCATTTGTAGTGTGGATGATATTTTTCGACAGGAATGATCTTTTCTCCCAATATCAATACCACCAGCAGGTTAAAAAACTAAGAGTTGAGCGCGATTTCTACAAAGCCCAAACAGATCAGGTAACTAAAGAGCTTAAAGAACTCACCACCAATCCGCAGCAAATGGAAAAATTTGCCCGCGAAAAATACCTCATGAAGAAAGCCAATGAGGATGTTTATGTGGTGGTACCGGAAACGAAAGAAAAGTAA
- the tcmP gene encoding three-Cys-motif partner protein TcmP — protein MPGKDLFRKPFDEGTLVKLKIYKDYFKEWLPVFLSKKEPIWRTVQIFDFFAGQGKDKNDVPGSPLIAIAIVKSIEHFIKDNGIRVILHFNELDQDNYNFLIESLKDIEGDFEIKPYKEDFASLFSSLYESMKTSANFLFLDQNGIKQITSEIFNKIISLKQTDFLFYISSSYFKRFADTPEFKKYFSFDPIEIQQMNYYHIHRNVLQHYKSLIPNNKKYYLAPFSIKKGSNIYGLIFGTNHTLGIEKFLAIAWRNDKMRGEANYDIDSEKIDFNQPFLFDHFNKPNKRQVFEKNLTELILNKRLIDKHSVYLYSLDEGFLFKDANTVLERLKKKKDIDFQFKLISSDLHRDNDNTKISVLN, from the coding sequence ATGCCTGGTAAAGACCTTTTCAGAAAGCCCTTCGATGAGGGAACTTTAGTTAAATTAAAAATTTATAAAGATTATTTTAAAGAATGGCTTCCAGTTTTTCTTTCAAAGAAAGAACCTATTTGGAGAACCGTACAAATCTTTGACTTTTTTGCCGGGCAGGGCAAGGATAAGAATGATGTTCCAGGCAGTCCTTTAATTGCAATTGCGATAGTCAAGTCAATTGAGCATTTTATAAAGGACAATGGAATTAGAGTAATTTTACATTTCAACGAGTTGGATCAAGACAACTATAATTTTCTTATTGAATCATTAAAAGATATTGAAGGGGATTTTGAAATCAAGCCTTATAAAGAAGATTTTGCTTCACTATTCTCATCCCTATATGAATCAATGAAAACATCTGCCAATTTTTTGTTTTTGGATCAAAATGGGATAAAGCAAATTACTTCAGAAATTTTCAATAAAATTATTTCCTTAAAACAAACTGATTTCCTGTTCTACATATCTTCTTCATATTTTAAAAGGTTTGCAGATACACCTGAATTCAAAAAATATTTTTCTTTTGATCCGATAGAAATACAGCAGATGAATTATTATCATATTCATCGAAACGTGCTTCAACATTACAAATCATTAATCCCTAATAATAAGAAATATTACTTAGCGCCGTTCTCTATAAAAAAGGGATCTAATATTTATGGTTTAATTTTTGGTACGAATCATACACTCGGGATTGAAAAATTCTTGGCTATAGCATGGAGAAATGATAAAATGCGAGGCGAAGCAAATTATGATATAGATAGTGAAAAAATCGATTTTAATCAGCCATTCCTATTTGATCATTTTAATAAACCAAACAAAAGACAGGTTTTCGAAAAGAATTTAACTGAACTTATTTTGAATAAAAGGCTGATAGATAAACATTCTGTTTATTTATATTCATTAGATGAAGGATTTTTATTTAAAGATGCCAATACTGTACTTGAAAGGCTTAAGAAAAAGAAAGATATAGATTTCCAATTTAAGCTAATTTCCTCAGATTTACATCGAGATAACGACAACACTAAAATTAGTGTATTAAATTAA
- a CDS encoding ABC transporter permease encodes MNKQYSNTKATLAIARASFRSILRSPSAVVFTLAFPLIFIIVFANIGGGGMSIDVGLAKSSDTSANNPVYMALKKNKIMHLITDQSADEMSKNLAKGNIDAILDLKPFAPPAAMTVHVQYSQASGDKGSVLKSALNNIFYRIQSEELKRIQSYTTVKVPNLIDLKEETISGRPYKYIDFILPGQLGFSLLSSGVFGTAFVFLSLRLTLVIKRFFATPVKRYSIVLGEAIARLAFSLLGSLFIILVGHYMFGFTLIHGVTTVLNMLVLSAIGLIIFMGFGFTVSGIAKNESSVPPLSNIITLPQFLLSGTFFSITAFPTWLQYISKVLPLTHLNDAMRKVAFEGAGLGDVTHQLLILLAWFVGIYAVAVKTFKWE; translated from the coding sequence ATGAACAAACAGTACAGCAATACAAAAGCAACCCTGGCTATTGCCCGGGCAAGTTTCCGGTCGATATTACGCAGCCCTTCGGCGGTGGTGTTTACACTGGCTTTCCCGTTAATATTTATCATTGTTTTTGCCAATATTGGCGGCGGTGGCATGTCGATAGACGTAGGCTTAGCTAAAAGCAGCGATACCTCGGCCAATAACCCGGTTTATATGGCGCTGAAAAAAAATAAGATCATGCACCTCATCACCGATCAGTCGGCCGATGAGATGAGCAAAAACCTGGCAAAGGGTAATATCGATGCCATTCTTGACCTGAAACCCTTTGCCCCACCTGCAGCTATGACCGTTCATGTGCAATACAGCCAGGCATCGGGCGATAAAGGCAGTGTGTTGAAATCGGCGCTGAATAACATTTTTTACCGTATTCAATCAGAAGAATTGAAGCGGATTCAATCATACACAACAGTTAAAGTTCCCAACCTCATCGATTTAAAAGAAGAAACTATCAGCGGTCGCCCGTATAAATATATCGACTTTATTTTACCGGGGCAGTTGGGCTTTTCATTATTAAGCAGCGGCGTTTTTGGTACGGCTTTCGTGTTTTTGAGCTTACGTTTAACACTGGTTATCAAGCGTTTTTTTGCTACTCCTGTTAAGCGCTACAGCATTGTTTTGGGCGAGGCTATTGCAAGGCTTGCTTTTTCATTATTAGGCTCATTGTTTATCATATTAGTAGGGCACTATATGTTTGGTTTTACACTGATCCACGGTGTTACCACTGTACTTAATATGCTGGTGCTTTCGGCCATTGGATTGATCATTTTCATGGGATTTGGCTTTACGGTATCGGGCATTGCCAAAAATGAAAGCTCAGTCCCCCCACTTTCTAATATCATTACGCTGCCCCAGTTTTTACTTTCGGGCACGTTTTTTTCTATTACTGCTTTCCCTACCTGGCTGCAATACATTAGTAAAGTACTGCCACTTACGCATTTAAACGATGCTATGCGTAAAGTAGCTTTCGAGGGTGCGGGCTTAGGTGATGTTACCCACCAATTGCTGATATTGTTGGCATGGTTTGTTGGCATTTACGCGGTAGCCGTAAAAACATTTAAATGGGAATAG
- a CDS encoding DUF2945 domain-containing protein, whose protein sequence is MKKGDEVTWKWGKSEAEGHIVKKHDKPVSKNIKGAKVKRNASKEEPAYEIEQKNGSRVLKSESELKAP, encoded by the coding sequence ATGAAAAAGGGAGATGAAGTAACCTGGAAATGGGGAAAATCAGAGGCTGAAGGCCATATCGTCAAGAAGCACGACAAGCCGGTAAGCAAAAATATAAAAGGCGCGAAAGTTAAACGCAACGCCAGCAAAGAGGAGCCCGCTTATGAAATTGAACAGAAAAACGGCAGCAGAGTGCTGAAATCTGAAAGTGAATTAAAGGCCCCCTAA
- the eno gene encoding phosphopyruvate hydratase → MSIIIDVHARQILDSRGNPTIEVEVLTENGAFGRAAVPSGASTGVHEAVELRDNDKSKYMGKGVLKAVANVNDILAPELKGIDVFEQNAIDALMIEIDGTENKGKIGANAILGVSLAVAKAAAQESRQPLYRYIGGVNANTLPIPMMNIVNGGSHSDAPIAFQEFMIMPVGAPSFSEALRWGTEVFHNLKKILHDRGLSTAVGDEGGFAPTFEGTEDGVETILKAIEKAGYKAGEDIFIAFDCAASEFYKDGKYDYTKFEGEKGAIRTSAEQADYLAELVEKYPVISIEDGMAEDDWEGWKILTDKIGKKVQLVGDDLFVTNTKRLQRGVSEGIANSILVKVNQIGSLTETINAVTLAQTNGFTSVMSHRSGETEDSTIADLAVALNCGQIKTGSASRSDRIAKYNQLLRIEEELGANAKFIGKDFKYFKK, encoded by the coding sequence ATGAGCATAATAATTGATGTCCATGCCCGCCAGATTTTAGATTCTCGCGGTAATCCTACTATTGAGGTAGAAGTTTTAACCGAGAATGGCGCATTCGGTCGCGCTGCTGTACCATCAGGTGCATCAACCGGCGTTCACGAAGCTGTTGAACTTCGCGACAACGACAAGTCAAAATACATGGGTAAAGGTGTATTAAAAGCAGTTGCCAATGTAAATGACATTTTAGCTCCTGAATTAAAAGGTATTGATGTGTTTGAACAAAATGCTATCGACGCTTTAATGATTGAGATTGACGGTACCGAAAACAAAGGTAAAATTGGTGCTAACGCTATATTAGGTGTTTCATTAGCTGTTGCTAAAGCTGCTGCTCAGGAAAGCCGTCAGCCTTTATACCGCTATATTGGTGGTGTAAACGCTAACACTTTGCCAATCCCGATGATGAACATCGTAAACGGTGGTTCACACTCTGACGCTCCTATCGCATTCCAGGAGTTTATGATCATGCCGGTTGGCGCTCCTTCATTCTCTGAAGCTTTACGTTGGGGTACCGAAGTATTCCACAACCTGAAAAAAATTCTTCATGACCGCGGTTTATCAACTGCAGTTGGTGACGAAGGTGGTTTTGCTCCAACTTTTGAAGGTACTGAAGATGGTGTTGAAACCATTTTGAAAGCTATTGAAAAAGCAGGTTACAAAGCAGGCGAAGATATCTTTATCGCGTTTGACTGTGCTGCTTCCGAGTTTTACAAAGACGGCAAATACGACTATACTAAATTTGAAGGCGAAAAAGGTGCTATCCGTACCAGTGCTGAGCAAGCTGATTACCTTGCCGAATTAGTTGAAAAATATCCTGTTATCTCTATCGAAGACGGTATGGCCGAGGACGATTGGGAAGGTTGGAAAATCTTAACCGACAAAATCGGTAAAAAAGTTCAGTTAGTAGGTGACGATTTATTTGTAACCAACACTAAACGTTTACAAAGAGGTGTTAGCGAAGGTATTGCTAACTCAATCCTGGTAAAAGTAAATCAAATTGGTTCATTAACCGAAACTATCAACGCGGTTACTTTAGCTCAAACCAACGGTTTCACTTCAGTAATGAGCCACCGTTCGGGCGAAACTGAAGACTCAACCATTGCTGACCTCGCTGTAGCATTAAACTGCGGTCAGATCAAAACCGGCTCGGCTTCACGTTCAGACAGGATCGCTAAATATAACCAGTTGTTACGTATCGAAGAAGAATTAGGCGCTAACGCTAAATTCATTGGTAAAGATTTCAAATACTTCAAAAAATAA
- a CDS encoding DUF2490 domain-containing protein has translation MTVRYPILITIVFFLLTIHSVNVKAQDSKVGTWGIATVVLPGDSTHKWGGYTEFQTRTNNVFSQFQYYEVKAGVSYDIDKNFTALLGTGRYTTFDYMDVGKGPTITETRFWEQITSNQFLYRLKLEHRYRVEQRWVNGDYRNRFRYRLNVFVPLNNTKIVAKTWFVSVFDEVFLNNKVPNFERNRISAALGYQFDKSWILQAGWINQYNYSTTAKSDKDNIMLILMYRIQRKNAVQREHVPTTSD, from the coding sequence ATGACAGTGAGATATCCCATTTTAATAACTATTGTATTCTTTTTATTAACCATACATTCAGTTAATGTTAAGGCCCAGGACTCCAAAGTTGGCACCTGGGGAATAGCTACTGTAGTACTTCCTGGTGACAGTACGCATAAATGGGGTGGTTATACCGAGTTTCAAACACGCACAAACAATGTGTTCAGCCAGTTTCAATACTATGAGGTTAAAGCTGGCGTGAGCTATGATATTGATAAAAACTTCACTGCGCTTTTAGGCACAGGCCGCTACACTACTTTTGATTACATGGATGTCGGCAAAGGCCCCACCATTACCGAAACCCGCTTTTGGGAACAGATCACCAGTAACCAGTTCCTGTACCGTTTAAAACTGGAGCACCGCTACCGGGTAGAGCAGCGCTGGGTTAACGGCGATTACCGTAACCGTTTCCGCTACAGGCTTAACGTATTTGTACCTCTGAATAACACTAAAATTGTTGCTAAAACCTGGTTTGTATCGGTTTTTGACGAGGTATTCCTGAATAATAAAGTCCCTAATTTTGAACGCAACAGGATTTCGGCGGCCCTTGGTTACCAGTTTGATAAATCGTGGATCCTGCAAGCCGGTTGGATCAACCAGTACAATTATTCAACAACCGCTAAAAGCGATAAGGATAATATTATGCTGATACTCATGTACCGCATTCAGCGCAAAAATGCTGTGCAGCGTGAACATGTACCTACTACAAGTGATTAA
- a CDS encoding endonuclease domain-containing protein, with amino-acid sequence MVKIIPYNPKLKAIARKLRKEMTFGEVILWNELKENKLLGFDFDRQRCMDNYIVDFYCKELMLAIEIDGRYHNYEDILIRDDARQAKLESFGVRFLRFTEADVKDDLSNVLRAIEGMIITILKGDDSIELPEGFDMTLLD; translated from the coding sequence ATGGTCAAAATCATTCCATACAATCCTAAACTAAAAGCTATCGCCAGAAAGCTTCGTAAGGAAATGACTTTTGGCGAGGTGATTTTATGGAATGAATTAAAAGAGAATAAATTATTAGGCTTCGACTTTGATCGGCAGCGATGTATGGATAATTATATAGTCGATTTTTATTGCAAGGAACTAATGCTGGCAATTGAGATAGATGGTCGATATCACAATTATGAGGATATATTGATCAGGGATGATGCCCGGCAAGCGAAATTAGAAAGCTTCGGTGTTCGGTTTTTGAGATTTACTGAAGCGGATGTAAAAGATGATTTGTCTAATGTACTGAGAGCTATCGAAGGGATGATAATAACTATTTTGAAGGGCGATGATTCAATTGAGTTACCCGAAGGGTTTGATATGACATTGTTAGATTGA
- a CDS encoding siderophore-interacting protein: METSTLHKLKRRASSLFENQLLQSGRVLEVRHWEPSTMIEIDLHLPLADMQNWHEVPYIKVKVADLTYRDYTPAGWDAETNTCTLYIDAAHNGPGSKWAKQLQTGDTIHYFKIRSTRHAPASTPAIIGLGDESSMGHLLALQQMVLPATRFSGAIVMADENHRGLFGEYFKSPLKPIERNDVYGHHSLIQWVIEQQYNLEHSVFYLAGNHTMVGELRKLLKLQGYPSSQIRAQGFWS; encoded by the coding sequence ATGGAAACATCCACTCTACATAAATTAAAAAGAAGGGCAAGCAGCTTGTTTGAAAACCAGCTTTTACAAAGTGGTCGGGTGCTTGAAGTAAGGCACTGGGAACCATCAACCATGATTGAGATCGACCTGCATTTGCCCCTGGCCGATATGCAAAACTGGCACGAGGTTCCTTATATAAAAGTAAAAGTTGCCGACCTCACCTACCGTGATTATACCCCAGCCGGCTGGGATGCCGAAACCAATACCTGCACCCTTTATATTGATGCGGCGCACAACGGCCCGGGTAGTAAATGGGCTAAGCAATTACAAACCGGCGATACCATTCACTATTTCAAAATCCGTTCAACCAGGCATGCCCCCGCAAGTACCCCGGCCATTATTGGGCTTGGTGATGAAAGCAGCATGGGTCACCTGCTGGCCTTACAGCAAATGGTATTACCCGCAACCCGTTTTTCGGGGGCAATAGTTATGGCCGATGAAAATCACCGGGGTTTATTTGGCGAATATTTTAAATCGCCGTTAAAACCTATTGAACGCAATGATGTGTACGGGCATCACAGCCTTATTCAATGGGTAATTGAACAGCAATACAATCTTGAACATTCGGTATTTTATCTTGCCGGTAACCATACCATGGTGGGTGAACTGCGCAAGCTACTGAAACTGCAGGGCTATCCCTCAAGCCAGATCAGGGCGCAAGGATTTTGGTCATAA
- the fabG gene encoding 3-oxoacyl-[acyl-carrier-protein] reductase: MKLLEGKTALVTGASKGIGRKIAEKFAEHGANVAFTYLSSVEKGQALEQELQSFGTKIKGYRSDASKFDEADKLITDIVADFGTLDIVVNNAGITKDGLLMRMTEENWDEVLDVNLKSIFNVTKAASKIMMKNRKGVFINMSSVVGVQGNAGQANYAASKAGIIGFSKSVAKELGSRNIRTNVVAPGFIRTEMTDVLDPKVVEGWAAGIPLKRAGEVEDVANACVFLASDMAAYITGQVIPVDGGML; encoded by the coding sequence ATGAAATTATTAGAAGGAAAAACCGCGTTGGTTACCGGCGCGTCAAAAGGAATAGGCCGTAAGATTGCCGAAAAATTTGCCGAGCATGGCGCTAACGTAGCTTTCACCTACTTGTCGTCTGTTGAAAAAGGTCAGGCGCTTGAGCAAGAGCTGCAAAGCTTCGGCACTAAAATAAAAGGTTACCGCTCTGACGCTTCCAAATTTGATGAAGCTGATAAATTGATCACTGATATTGTTGCTGATTTTGGAACTCTTGACATTGTGGTTAACAATGCCGGTATCACTAAAGATGGTTTGCTGATGCGCATGACCGAAGAAAACTGGGACGAAGTGCTTGACGTAAACCTGAAATCGATATTCAACGTTACTAAAGCTGCCTCAAAAATCATGATGAAAAACCGTAAAGGTGTGTTCATTAATATGAGCTCGGTTGTTGGTGTACAAGGCAATGCCGGGCAGGCTAATTATGCTGCTTCAAAAGCAGGTATCATCGGTTTCTCTAAATCGGTAGCTAAAGAGCTGGGTTCACGTAACATCCGTACTAACGTTGTTGCCCCGGGCTTTATCCGTACCGAAATGACCGACGTGCTTGATCCTAAAGTTGTTGAAGGCTGGGCTGCCGGTATCCCGCTTAAACGTGCCGGCGAAGTTGAGGACGTAGCTAATGCCTGCGTGTTCCTTGCTTCAGATATGGCCGCTTACATCACCGGACAGGTTATCCCTGTTGATGGTGGTATGTTGTAA
- the lspA gene encoding signal peptidase II, producing the protein MNRKGISRILGIVLILVLSIALDRVTKIYIREHIHISDNIFVIKNFFTILHAENTGAFLSLGDSLQNPWKFILLSLLPLLALAFGVFYVMLKPSIGKLTTIGIVLVIAGGAGNLYDRMLYGSVTDFMHMNFGIFQTGVFNVADVSIMIGMGLILLESWQKDRKAKKEQSTPDAETLAA; encoded by the coding sequence ATGAACAGAAAAGGGATTTCGAGGATATTGGGTATAGTGCTGATATTGGTTTTAAGCATCGCGCTTGACAGGGTTACTAAAATCTACATAAGAGAACACATTCACATCAGCGATAACATTTTTGTTATCAAAAACTTTTTCACCATACTGCATGCCGAAAACACCGGCGCTTTTTTAAGCCTCGGCGATTCGTTGCAAAACCCATGGAAGTTTATCCTGCTATCGTTATTGCCTTTACTGGCCCTTGCCTTCGGCGTTTTTTACGTGATGTTAAAACCATCAATAGGTAAATTAACCACCATTGGTATTGTTTTGGTTATTGCCGGCGGCGCAGGTAACCTGTACGACAGGATGCTGTACGGCAGCGTAACCGACTTTATGCACATGAATTTCGGCATTTTCCAAACCGGCGTATTCAACGTGGCGGATGTATCCATCATGATAGGTATGGGCCTTATTTTGTTGGAGTCATGGCAAAAAGACCGTAAGGCGAAAAAGGAACAAAGCACCCCCGATGCCGAAACATTGGCAGCTTAA
- a CDS encoding ABC transporter ATP-binding protein, translated as MTKQPIITVNNLVKNYGDFAAVKGISFEVYEGEIFGLLGPNGAGKTTTLEIIETLRDKTSGSIVVDGFDIETDADSIKKRIGVQLQAAGYYPNLNLSELIVLFSGLYGIDKTPMEMLEKVALTDKAKAKYKDLSGGQKQRFSIATTLINNPRIIFLDEPTTGLDPQARRNLWDLIREIRDQGTTVVITTHYMDEAEVLCDRVAFVDGGHIIGIDTPDHFIDELVASGFERKKQVKLANLEDVFINLTGKEWREG; from the coding sequence ATGACAAAACAACCTATCATCACTGTAAACAACCTGGTAAAAAACTATGGCGATTTTGCAGCCGTTAAAGGCATTAGTTTTGAAGTTTATGAAGGCGAGATCTTCGGCCTGCTTGGTCCCAACGGCGCAGGTAAAACCACTACACTCGAAATTATTGAAACCCTTCGTGATAAAACATCTGGCAGTATAGTAGTTGATGGTTTCGACATCGAAACCGATGCCGATAGTATCAAAAAGCGTATAGGCGTACAGTTACAAGCCGCCGGTTATTATCCCAATCTTAATCTTTCGGAACTCATCGTACTATTTTCGGGCTTATATGGCATCGATAAAACCCCGATGGAGATGCTGGAAAAAGTAGCGCTTACCGATAAAGCCAAAGCTAAATATAAAGACCTCTCGGGCGGGCAAAAACAGCGTTTTTCTATCGCCACTACGCTGATCAATAACCCGAGGATCATATTTTTAGATGAGCCCACAACCGGCCTCGACCCGCAGGCCCGCCGCAACCTTTGGGATTTGATCCGCGAGATCCGCGACCAGGGCACAACCGTGGTGATCACCACCCACTATATGGACGAAGCCGAAGTACTGTGCGACCGTGTTGCCTTTGTTGACGGTGGTCACATCATCGGTATTGACACCCCCGACCATTTTATCGACGAGCTTGTAGCCTCCGGCTTCGAGCGCAAAAAGCAGGTAAAGCTCGCCAACCTCGAGGACGTATTTATTAACCTCACCGGGAAGGAATGGCGGGAAGGGTAA